A single region of the Drosophila miranda strain MSH22 chromosome 2, D.miranda_PacBio2.1, whole genome shotgun sequence genome encodes:
- the LOC108154203 gene encoding uncharacterized protein LOC108154203 isoform X1 codes for MAAMQSSGRPRERLLYAFRGWIAFVAFMDLGTAFRSYIERRSFLGDHSDTQFIEGDYTISRIIGMYCLLKAIALVHCTLYIHYRPVVSMGGCSLALTMVFYATEALYFRSSTLNFYVIFPCVLNSITLLGLIYIPRRLRLWEPNMDLDDENSQLLKQMTGYKRRRTKKQ; via the exons AT GGCtgccatgcagtcgtccggcCGACCACGCGAGCGCCTGCTCTATGCGTTCCGAGGATGGATAGCCTTTGTGGCGTTCATGGACCTGGGAACCGCATTTCGTAGTTATATCGAGCGAAGGAGCTTCCTGGGCGATCATAGCGACACGCAGTTCATCGAGG GGGACTACACCATATCCCGTATCATTGGCATGTACTGCCTGCTGAAGGCAATTGCACTAGTCCACTGCACCCTCTACATCCATTACAGACC TGTTGTAAGCATGGGCGGCTGCTCTTTGGCCCTTACCATGGTCTTCTATGCCACTGAGGCCCTCTACTTTCGCTCGAGCACCCTCAACTTTTACGTGATCTTCCCATGCGTACTGAATT CTATTACACTCTTGGGACTGATTTACATACCCAGACGACTGCGCCTATGGGAGCCCAATATGGATCTGGATGATGAGAACTCGCAATTGCTAAAGCAAATGACGGGCTACAAGCGAAGGCGCACGAAAAAGCAATAA
- the LOC108154203 gene encoding uncharacterized protein LOC108154203 isoform X2 codes for MAAMQSSGRPRERLLYAFRGWIAFVAFMDLGTAFRSYIERRSFLGDHSDTQFIEGDYTISRIIGMYCLLKAIALVHCTLYIHYRPYYTLGTDLHTQTTAPMGAQYGSG; via the exons AT GGCtgccatgcagtcgtccggcCGACCACGCGAGCGCCTGCTCTATGCGTTCCGAGGATGGATAGCCTTTGTGGCGTTCATGGACCTGGGAACCGCATTTCGTAGTTATATCGAGCGAAGGAGCTTCCTGGGCGATCATAGCGACACGCAGTTCATCGAGG GGGACTACACCATATCCCGTATCATTGGCATGTACTGCCTGCTGAAGGCAATTGCACTAGTCCACTGCACCCTCTACATCCATTACAGACC CTATTACACTCTTGGGACTGATTTACATACCCAGACGACTGCGCCTATGGGAGCCCAATATGGATCTGGATGA
- the LOC108154201 gene encoding G-box-binding factor isoform X2 yields MHFPDFRAALLLAVLGLASAQRVVPGVNPQHYQQVPQQVPQHHQPPPPQQYQQQGHGAPGVPPQQYQYDPVQPVQYQQVPVQQQPIHQQPQMQQPIQHQQQQQQQGHHQQQAGGHHHGQPQQVLNTGNIQQERAHIQEHMQVPIDTSKMSEAELQFHYFKMHDSDNNNKLDGCELIKSLIHWHVEDSSKKPPVEGTETPDEHKTGSVYTDKALEDTIDYVLKSMDLDNDGFVDWAEYRQTEGNIGKD; encoded by the exons ATGCATTTCCCAGATTTCAGAGCAGCCCTGCTGCTGGCCGTGTTAGGCTTGGCGAGCGCCCAGCGTGTGGTGCCCGGCGTGAATCCCCAGCATTAT CAACAAGTGCCCCAGCAGGTGCCGCAACATCaccagccgccgccgccgcagcaGTACCAGCAGCAAGGTCACGGCGCTCCTGGAGTGCCGCCGCAGCAGTAT CAATACGATCCCGTGCAGCCTGTGCAGTATCAGCAAGTTCCTGTGCAGCAACAACCCATTCACCAGCAGCCACAAATGCAGCAGCCCATacagcaccaacagcagcagcagcaacaagggcatcaccagcagcaggcggGTGGCCATCATCACGGCCAGCCCCAGCAGGTGTTGAACACGGGCAACATTCAGCAGGAGCGCGC TCACATCCAGGAGCATATGCAGGTTCCCATCGATACGAGCAAAATGTCTGAGGCGGAGCTTCAGTTCCACTACTTCAAGATGCACGACtcagacaacaacaacaagctgGATGGCTGTGAGCTGATCAAGTCCCTGATCCACTGGCACG TCGAAGATAGTAGCAAGAAACCGCCGGTGGAGGGAACCGAGACTCCCGATGAGCACAAAACCGGCAGCGTGTACACGGACAAGGCCCTGGAAGATACCATTGACTATGTTCTCAAGTCCATGGACCTGGACAATGATGGCTTTGTGGACTGGGCCGAGTACCGACAGACTGAGGGTAACATTGGCAAGGATTAG
- the LOC108154201 gene encoding nuclear transcription factor Y subunit beta isoform X1 yields the protein MHFPDFRAALLLAVLGLASAQRVVPGVNPQHYQQVPQQVPQHHQPPPPQQYQQQGHGAPGVPPQQYQYDPVQPVQYQQVPVQQQPIHQQPQMQQPIQHQQQQQQQGHHQQQAGGHHHGQPQQVLNTGNIQQERAHIQEHMQVPIDTSKMSEAELQFHYFKMHDSDNNNKLDGCELIKSLIHWHEQGSKEQPNGEKPHVEEKVFSDEELVALIDPILQMDDTSRDGYIDYPEFIKAQQKASEKQRQQQQQQQQPVH from the exons ATGCATTTCCCAGATTTCAGAGCAGCCCTGCTGCTGGCCGTGTTAGGCTTGGCGAGCGCCCAGCGTGTGGTGCCCGGCGTGAATCCCCAGCATTAT CAACAAGTGCCCCAGCAGGTGCCGCAACATCaccagccgccgccgccgcagcaGTACCAGCAGCAAGGTCACGGCGCTCCTGGAGTGCCGCCGCAGCAGTAT CAATACGATCCCGTGCAGCCTGTGCAGTATCAGCAAGTTCCTGTGCAGCAACAACCCATTCACCAGCAGCCACAAATGCAGCAGCCCATacagcaccaacagcagcagcagcaacaagggcatcaccagcagcaggcggGTGGCCATCATCACGGCCAGCCCCAGCAGGTGTTGAACACGGGCAACATTCAGCAGGAGCGCGC TCACATCCAGGAGCATATGCAGGTTCCCATCGATACGAGCAAAATGTCTGAGGCGGAGCTTCAGTTCCACTACTTCAAGATGCACGACtcagacaacaacaacaagctgGATGGCTGTGAGCTGATCAAGTCCCTGATCCACTGGCACG AGCAAGGCAGCAAGGAGCAGCCCAACGGCGAGAAGCCGCACGTCGAGGAGAAAGTCTTCTCCGATGAGGAGCTGGTGGCCCTCATTGATCCCATCCTGCAAATGGACGATACATCGCGTGACGGTTACATAGACTATCCGGAGTTCATCAAGGCACAGCAGAAGGCCTCCGAgaaacagcggcagcagcaacaacagcagcagcagccggttCATTAG
- the LOC108154192 gene encoding scaffold protein salvador — translation MNYLTILLCNRKPTMLSRRSKEKSQAHKEGVVGKYVKKDTPPVIPVINVWTSDQRSKKKTLQRCASTSPSCEFKPRSSSTSRNTYSCNDAQPDYYHARRAQSQLPLNPHTHANHPPLPPLQYRASSNQLQLSQGNSSNYVNIEQIERMRRQQSSPLLQTPTSGFQRSYSTTPKHSHPHMAAASFDADQGLLSASYANMLQLPRRPHSPAHYALQQQQQQQQQSQLQLHQQHASTPFGSTLRFDPAAMSIRDRQPRYQPTRSPLQQQQQLQHQQLAAHLAGSYSSDSYPIYENPYRVSSMRVTQSQRSESPIYSNTTASSATLAVVPPHHHLTVPSSGGSLSGSGRGGSSGSIRGASTSVQSLYAPPPTPPAAGVAPTGGAAAGSVNGSLQKVPSQQSLTEPEELPLPPGWATQYTLHGRKYYIDHNAHTTHWNHPLEREGLPVGWRRVVSKLHGTYYENQYTGQCQRQHPCLTSYYVYTTSAEPPKAIMPEASMYAPPAHTHNALVPANPYLLEEIPKWLAVYSEADSSKDHLLQFNMFSLPELEGFDSMLVRLFKQELGTIVGYYERYRRALILEKNRRAGQNQSQ, via the exons ATGAACTATTTAACGATTTTGCTGTGCAATCGAAAACCGACGATGCTCTCGCGCCGGAGCAAGGAGAAATCCCAGGCACACAAAGAGGGCGTGGTGGGCAAGTATGTGAAGAAGGACACGCCGCCGGTGATACCGGTGATCAATGTGTGGACCAGCGATCAGCGGTCCAAGAAGAAGACGCTCCAGCGCTGCGCCAGCACCTCGCCCAGCTGTGAGTTCAAGCCGCGCAGCTCCAGCACCAGCCGCAACACGTACTCCTGCAACGATGCGCAGCCGGACTACTACCATGCGCGGCGCGCCCAGAGCCAGCTGCCGCTCAATCCGCACACGCACGCCAATCatccgccgctgccgccgctccAGTACCGGGCCAGCAGCAACCAGCTGCAGCTCAGCCaaggcaacagcagcaactacGTGAACATCGAGCAGATCGAGCGCATGCGGCGCCAGCAGTCGTCGCCGTTGCTCCAGACCCCGACCAGCGGCTTCCAGCGCAGCTACTCCACCACCCCGAAGCACTCGCATCCGCACATGGCGGCCGCTAGCTTTGACGCCGATCAGGGCCTGCTGAGTGCCTCCTATGCCAATATGTTGCAGCTACCGCGCCGTCCCCACTCTCCTGCCCACTACgccctccagcagcagcagcagcaacaacagcagtcACAGCTACAGCTTCATCAGCAACATGCCTCAACGCCTTTCGGATCCACGCTTCGATTCGATCCGGCTGCCATGTCCATCAGGGATCGCCAGCCCCGCTATCAACCGACAAG ATCTccactgcaacagcagcagcagctccagcatcagcagctgGCTGCACACTTGGCCGGGAGCTACTCGAGCGACTCGTATCCGATATATGAGAACCCGTACCGCGTATCCTCAATGCGTGTGACCCAGTCGCAGCGATCGGAGTCCCCCATCTACAGCAATACGACAGCTTCGTCGGCCACCCTGGCGGTGGTGCCACCACATCACCATCTGACTGTGCCCTCGAGCGGTGGATCGCTAAGTGGCAGTGGTCGCGGCGGCAGCTCTGGCAGCATTCGGGGAGCCTCTACCTCAGTGCAATCTCTGTACGCCCCACCGCCCACGCCGCCGGCAGCTGGTGTGGCACCCACTGGGGGTGCTGCGGCGGGAAGTGTGAACGGATCCTTGCAGAAGGTGCCGTCACAGCAGTCGCTGACGGAGCCCGAAGAGCTGCCCTTGCCGCCGGGCTGGGCCACGCAGTACACGCTGCACGGTCGAAAGTACTATATCGATCACAATGCCCACACAACGCACTGGAATCATCCGCTGGAGCGTGAGGGTCTGCCCGTGGGCTGGCGTCGCGTGGTGTCCAAGCTGCATGGCACTTACTACGAGAACCAGTACACGGGCCAGTGCCAGCGGCAGCATCCCTGCCTCACATCCTACTACGTATACACCACATCGGCTGAGCCGCCCAAGGCGATCATGCCAGAGGCATCGATGTACGCACCACCTGCCCACACACACAACGCCCTGGTGCCGGCCAATCCGTATCTGCTCGAGGAGATACCCAAGTGGCTGGCCGTCTACTCGGAGGCGGACTCCTCCAAGGACCATCTGCTGCAGTTCAACATGTTCAGCCTGCCCGAGCTGGAGGGCTTCGACAGCATGCTGGTGCGCCTTTTTAAGCAAGAGCTGGGCACCATTGTGGGCTACTATGAGCGTTATCG TCGCGCTTTAATACTCGAGAAGAATCGACGCGCCGGCCAGAACCAGAGCCAGTAG